In Formosa haliotis, the sequence CTTTTTTGTTTGTGGCTTTAAATGCAAGTGTGTTTTCAATATCAGAAACTAAATAACCGCCTTCGGGAAATAACGAAAATTGGGCTATGGAATCATTTTTAACGGCAGTATTGTTAATTTTTTCTTTTATGTTTTTAACAATGGTCACCTTTTTTAGTGCATAAAATGCTTCTTGATTGCGGAAGTAGGAATGTTCGCTGTATGCAGCAAGTGAGTAACGTCCTGTTTTTAATGAATCTTGAATGTAAAGATGACCATCAACAAAGCCATTTTCTATTTCATATTTTTCTTTCCAGACCGCTTGTTTTGTTTCGTCGTTAATTAATTGAATATAGAGCGTTTTATTTCTTTTAGAAGGAGTTAGATATTGTGCATTTAAAACGTAGGCTTTGAACCATAAGTTTTCTTCGGTTTCATAAATACTCTTACTTGTTTGAAGGTAAATATTATCTAAGGATTGATTGTCTGTTAACTTTTGAAAATTATCGGCTATAATATCAATTACATTTCTATTATTCTGAGAATGGAGCACACCAAAAATAAAATAAAAACATATTAAAATGTATTTTAACCTTTCATTCATTTTATCGAAAATGTTTTTCGGCTTGCGTGTAACTAATTATACAACACATATTTTTTACGCATTTTCTTATACGCATCTAAACCGGTTTTCCAAGATTGTTTAATTTCGGTCACACTTAAATTGCCTTCAATTTGTTTCTGAAGTTTTTTAGATCCTGCTAACTTAGTGAAAAATGCATTAAAAAACTCAGTTTTATTTGCTGTTGCTTGATACGCTTTAATAAGATAAGCTAAATTAATCTGATTCAGTTGTTTTTCGTTGGTTAAATCTACCCCGTAACACAGTTTTCCTTCATGCTTCGGGTGTTTTGCACCATCGTTAGGTTTCGGCGTATAACTAAAGGTCTGATTTTTCAAAAATGGTGACCCATACACCTGAAACTGGGTATTTGTTCCGCGGCCAGCATTAACATTGGTACCTTCAAAAAAACATAAACTCGGATATAAATTAATCGATTGGTCGTTAGGTAGGTTTGGCGATGGTTTTATAGGTAAATGGTAAAGAGAATCGTGGGTATAATGCTCCATTTTAATAACAGTCAGTTCACAGGTCACCTTATTTGTTAACCAACGTTCGCCGTTAATCATTTGCGCATATTCTCCAATCGTCATGCCATGAACCACAGGAACAGGGTGCATACCAACAAAACTTTTGTGCTCCATTTCTAAAATCGGGCCATCAATATACCGTCCGTTTGGGTTTGGTCGATCTAAAATTAAAACCGGAATATTGTTTTCTGCACAGGCTTCCATAACATAATGCAGAGTCGAAATATAGGTGTAAAAACGGGCTCCCACATCTTGAATGTCGAAAATCAATAGGTCTATATTTTTAAGCTGATTTGCCGTTGGTTTTTTATTCGATCCGTATAACGAAACAATTGGCAATTTGGTTTTTGTATCTATTCCGTCTTTTACAACTTCGCCAGCATCTGCAGTACCTCGAAACCCATGTTCTGGAGAAAACACTTTGGTAATGCTTACATCTAATTGCAATAACGAATCTACAAGGTGCGTAAAACCATCATCGGTTTTAAATATAACCGAAGTTTGGTTCGCGACGATTCCAATTTTTTTGCCTTCTAAAAGCGGAAGATAATCTTGAGTTCTGTTTGCACCAACAATAATGGTGCTATCGTTTTGAATAATAGAATGATTTGTGTTTGAGTTTTTGGATATAGGTTTTGCCAGACAACCACAAGAAATCATGATGAAAACAAATAATAAAACTGTATTTTTGAGGACATTTAAATGCATACCAATAATTTGAATTACGAATATTTTTTAGCCAAGCGTATAATAGGCAATAAAGCGTATAAAAGTAGTGTATCGGCACCAATAATAAAAATTGGAATCGCGGCAATTACAATTGGTATTGTGGTTATGATGATTGCCATTGCTACGGGAATAGGGCTGCAGCAAAAGATTAGAGATAAGGTAGTTGCATTTAATGGACATATCACCATTTCTAATTTCGATAGTAATAATTCGCAAGAAAGTGTGGTGCCTATTTCTACACATCAAGAGTTTTATCCCGAATTTAAGAGTGTAGAAGGTATAAATCATATTCAAGGTGTGGCGACTAAGTTTGGAGTGATTCGAACAGCAACCGATTTTGAAGGCATTGTTTTAAAAGGGGTTGGTAAAGATTTTACTTGGGATTATTTTAAAGAATTTTTAATTGAAGGTCGCCTACCAGATTTTACTAAAGATAGAACCGAAGATGTGTTAATCTCTAAGTTTATTGCGAATAAAATGGGGTTTAAACTAGGCGATAAATTCAACACCTATTTTATAAAAGACGATACCAATAAGCCACCAAGTATAATTACCTATAATATAGTTGGTATTTATAATTCAGGTTTTCAGGAGTTCGATGCCTCATATATTATTGGAGATATTAGGCATATTCAGCGTTTAAATAAATGGGATGATACCCAAATAGGAAATTTTGAATTGTTTGTAGATGATTTTGATGAGGTACACGACATTGGGATGGAAGTGTATAAAAACACGCCACCAACATTAAACACTCAAACTATTTTAGATAAGTTCTATTCTATTTTTGAATGGATTAAAATTTTCGACAATAATATTTATGCCATTATCGGGATCATGATTTTAGTGGCAGGTATTAATATGATCACGGCTTTACTAGTTTTAATACTTGAACGCACCCAAATGATAGGTGTTTTAAAAGCTCTTGGCAGTAACAACTGGAGCATTCGTAAATTATTTTTATTTAACGCTGCGTATCTTATAGTTCTTGGTTTGTTTTGGGGAAATGTTATTGGTTTAGGATTACTGTTTGCTCAGAAATATTTAAAACTCTTTCCTTTAGATCCGAGCGTGTATTATGTTACCGAAGCACCGGTTTACATCAATTTAGATTATATAATCGCCTTAAACGTGGGGACCTTTGTCTTGTGTTTGGTTATGCTTTTAGTGCCGTCTTATATAATTACCAAGATATCTCCAGTAAAAGCGATGCGATTTGAGTAGGTTTTTTATGGTGGAGCGGTGATGCAGTTTTGAAAGTGAAAAGTTGCTTTTAATTCCTAAATATTCAAATTAATTTTAGAATCATTTTAGTAAAATTTGCGTTTTATTTAACAGACTTACAAGGATTTAATTTTTAGTTTCATAGCCACAATAGCATTCTGTCAACAACTAACATAAGCTACAATATGAAACAACTTTTACGCCTTAGCATTATTTTTATGTCTACTCTTGTTTTTGCACAAAACAAAACAGGTTTAGTAAATTACGGTCACAAACAGAGCATGGGTATGGGAGCGCCCATAGGTCTCGATTATAATGCAGCCTTACAGTTTAATACGGATTACGCATTATATAGTTTTCAAAAAGATGCTTTGGAAGGGGGACATATTCAGAAATCTGAAATTATCCGTGATGGTGAGAATAAAGTTTTTGTGAAATCAAAGTTTAGCACGCCAGAAGGTTTTCAATATTACACAGACAGGAATACAAATACCATGCAATCTAGAGATTTGGGACTTGTCTATGTTAAAGAAACGCTTCCAAAAATTACATGGGAAATCAGTTCGGAAACCAAAACCATAGGCGATTTCAATTGCGTAAAAGCCACAACAAGTTTTAGAGGACGAGACTATACCGCTTGGTTTACCACAGCAATTCCTTTACCGTATGGGCCTTGGAAACTACAGGGCTTACCTGGATTAATTTTGGAAGCTTACGATACCCATAAAGAAGTGTATTTTTACTTTAAGTCTATTCAATATCCATTAGCTACAGCGACTGCTATAGTTGCTCCAAATCCAAAACAGGATGGGAAAGCCTGGATTACGTTTGCAGATTATAAAAATGGACTTATCGAAGCGCATAAACGTGCTACTGAAAATGGTCGATTATTTATGGAGAACTTTGATGCTGAGGAAAACACGGCAAGAAAATCTATGGCAAATACTTATGTTGAAGTGTTTGATGAGTAGTCGATGGTAAAAATCCTATTTTTAATAATGCTTAATGGTGTTGCTTTTTGTCAGGTGCAAAACTTGACGGTTTCTGGCGTTGTTAGATCCGAACTGCAAGAACCGCTTCAATATGTTTCGGTGGTATTGTATCAAAATCATCAGATTATAGCTTATTCAACTACCGATAAATATGGAGCGTACCAATTGGAATTCAATATTAAAAGAAATGAACCACATACATTTTATATAGAAGTCAATAGTCTGGGCTATCACGTACAAAAACAGCAAATTCTATTTCACTCTAAAACCGATATAAAGCAGGATTTTGTATTAAGTGAAAAAATCGAACAGTTAAATGAAGTTGTTTTAGAGCCGTGGGAAAAAATAGCGGTACAGCAGGAAACGATAAGGTTTAAAGCTGCTGCCTTTAAGGATGGTTCGGAACAAGTTGTTGAAGATTTACTTAAAAATATTCCTGGATTGGAAGTGTCTGAAGCAGCCTATTCAAAAGTTAGATGCTATTTTTTGCCTAAAGCCATTATAAAATCTTCAAATTAGCATATTTTCAAATCATAGATTCAATCGCTCATTAATACATTAGTACATTGAATAATTGCAACATTAACTACGGTTTTCCCGTAATTGAAAATCAAATTATTTTCATTTTTCGACGAACTGCATGATTTTGAGTTGTTTTATGTTTTAGTTTTTTTTCTTTGGAACGTTGTAAGCAAATTCTTAACTTTTGAAGTCTTAAAAAATATGCTTAAAACACGATCGATCGAAGCTAAAAGGCTTCATTTTAAATTCAATTACAAATGAAAAACATTAGCCTACTTATTTTCTTTTTAATAGTCAGTTTACCCCTTCTAGCACAACCAGATGCTGTTTATACTAGTGTGAATTATCACACAAAATTAAATTTAGATTATCCGGCAGAACGATACTATACTTTAGTGTTTAAAGGTAATAAGTCTAGTTATATCGAGAAAGAATCTATTGAGGTACCCATACCTAACAGTAAAACAATGGATTACACAAATCATGAAGAATCGGAGATTTTTTATGTAAATAGCGTAGAAAAAACTTTACATTTTCAGGAGTATATAGATTCTAAAAAATATTTAGTAACAGCTAACTTCCCAAAAATTAAATGGGATATTACTTCTACAGTTAAAGACACAGTTTTAGGACATTTGTGTAATAAGGCTGTAGGCAATTTTAGAGGCAGAATCTATACCGCTTGGTATACCCCAGAGATTCCCGTGCCTTTTGGTCCTTGGAAGTTTCAGGGCTTACCCGGATTAATTTTAAAAGTAACAGATAGTTTAAATCAGGTTGATATTACGGCAACACGATTAGAGTTTAAGACCTTGAATACGCAAGATGAAAAATTTGATTTACCAACAGATTATAAAAAAATAATTGATGAGAAAACATTTCTAGACATGCGGTTTACATTTAGGATGGAACAAATAAAACGAATTCGGGCAACCATGAGTCGGGAAGCTAAGTTAGGACCAATCAATATAAAGACAGATAGAACCAATCGTTGGGAGAAATTTTACGAGTGGGAAACCGAGCAGTCTACGCCGAGTAAATCGGAGTAGAATTATACCATCTATAATTGCTTAAATTCAAATTGTTTTAATTACCTACGCCCCAAAACCAATTACTTAATGCCCAAAACCACTTGCAGAACTTTTGCCCAAATCAGTATTATTGTTGCTATGTTGTTGTATCCGTATTTCGGGTCTGCGCAAACTACAATTTCTGGAACGGTAACAGATAGTATAGGCGCCTTAGCGTCGGTAAATATTTTATTAAAAGATAAAAGTGATGCTTTAGTAACTTATGGGTTTTCTAATGTAAATGGATCTTATGCTATAGAAGATATAGATTCTGGTACGTTTGTTTTAGAATTTTCGGCACTAGGCTATCACACCAAAAAACTTCCAATAAATTTAACTGCCGAGGATAAAACGGTTCAATTTAATGTGGTTTTACACGAAAAAGCTATGGCTTTAGATGAGGTTTTTATTGCGGCCGAAAAACCCATTTCTGTACAAAAAGACACCATTAGGTTTAAAACTAAATACTTTACCAACGGTACAGAACAAACGGTAGAAGAGTTACTAGAAAAAATACCAGGGTTAAATATAGATAGTGATGGTAAAATAAAAGTAGGCAATCAAGAGATTGAAAAATTAATGGTCGATGGCGACGATTTTTTTGAAAAGGGCTATAAAATATTGTCAAAAAATATGCCTGCGTATGTAATTGATGAAGTCGAGGTTTTAAAAAATTACTCGAATAACCATTTACTAAAAGATGTAGAAGACAGCGATAAGGTGGCTTTAAATTTAAAACTCGATGAAAGTGCAAAACGTATTTGGTTTGGTAACATACAAACCAGTTTAGGTAACGATAATTTTTACGAACTAAAAGGAAACTTAATGAACTTTGGGAAGAAAAATAAATATTATTTTTTAACCAATTTAAATTCGATAGGGAAGGATGCTACAGGCGACATTCAAAATTTAATTAATCCGTATCGCTTAAATGACCCAGGGCATATTGGCGACAACCAAAATGCAAATACACTTATAAATTTGTCGGAAACACAGCTAGATTTTAAAAAAAGCAGAACCAATTTTAACAATGCCGAATTGGTATCATTAAATGCTATTTTTAATCCGACCGAAAAATTAAAAATTAAAGCACTTGGTTTTTTTAATTGGGATGAAACCAATTTTTATAGAAAAACTACCGATGTTGTTTATGCTAACGGTACCGACTTTATTAATACCGAAGATTATAAACTAAGAAAAAAAGCTAAAACTGCTTTTGGTAAGGTAGATGCCACGTATAATATTTCTGAAACCGAAATGTTGGAAAGTACTACCAAATACAATATAAGTACCTATCAAGACGGTTCTAATTTAGTGTTTAATGGTTTAAATACGACCGAAAATTTAAACGACAAGAACACACGTTTCGATCAGCGTATAAATTACACCAATAAGTTTAAAGACAAACGTGTGCTTTTGCTCACCGGGCGGTTTATAGACGAAAACACACCACAAAATTATAGTGTTAATCAATTCCTTTTTCAGGATCTTTTTCCAGATGAAAGCACAGCAAATAATGTAAAGCAATACAGTGCAAGCCATATGCAATTTGCTGGAATTAATGCA encodes:
- a CDS encoding carboxypeptidase-like regulatory domain-containing protein, coding for MPKTTCRTFAQISIIVAMLLYPYFGSAQTTISGTVTDSIGALASVNILLKDKSDALVTYGFSNVNGSYAIEDIDSGTFVLEFSALGYHTKKLPINLTAEDKTVQFNVVLHEKAMALDEVFIAAEKPISVQKDTIRFKTKYFTNGTEQTVEELLEKIPGLNIDSDGKIKVGNQEIEKLMVDGDDFFEKGYKILSKNMPAYVIDEVEVLKNYSNNHLLKDVEDSDKVALNLKLDESAKRIWFGNIQTSLGNDNFYELKGNLMNFGKKNKYYFLTNLNSIGKDATGDIQNLINPYRLNDPGHIGDNQNANTLINLSETQLDFKKSRTNFNNAELVSLNAIFNPTEKLKIKALGFFNWDETNFYRKTTDVVYANGTDFINTEDYKLRKKAKTAFGKVDATYNISETEMLESTTKYNISTYQDGSNLVFNGLNTTENLNDKNTRFDQRINYTNKFKDKRVLLLTGRFIDENTPQNYSVNQFLFQDLFPDESTANNVKQYSASHMQFAGINAHVLDRKENENLFEIQLGNTFRKDKLNTAFSLYDENVLLEKPTGYQNRTMYTVNDLYLKSKYILDLNAFKIIGKLDLHQLFNGLENNEHSDNQRPFYVNPSL
- a CDS encoding GLPGLI family protein, producing the protein MKNISLLIFFLIVSLPLLAQPDAVYTSVNYHTKLNLDYPAERYYTLVFKGNKSSYIEKESIEVPIPNSKTMDYTNHEESEIFYVNSVEKTLHFQEYIDSKKYLVTANFPKIKWDITSTVKDTVLGHLCNKAVGNFRGRIYTAWYTPEIPVPFGPWKFQGLPGLILKVTDSLNQVDITATRLEFKTLNTQDEKFDLPTDYKKIIDEKTFLDMRFTFRMEQIKRIRATMSREAKLGPINIKTDRTNRWEKFYEWETEQSTPSKSE
- a CDS encoding exo-beta-N-acetylmuramidase NamZ family protein produces the protein MHLNVLKNTVLLFVFIMISCGCLAKPISKNSNTNHSIIQNDSTIIVGANRTQDYLPLLEGKKIGIVANQTSVIFKTDDGFTHLVDSLLQLDVSITKVFSPEHGFRGTADAGEVVKDGIDTKTKLPIVSLYGSNKKPTANQLKNIDLLIFDIQDVGARFYTYISTLHYVMEACAENNIPVLILDRPNPNGRYIDGPILEMEHKSFVGMHPVPVVHGMTIGEYAQMINGERWLTNKVTCELTVIKMEHYTHDSLYHLPIKPSPNLPNDQSINLYPSLCFFEGTNVNAGRGTNTQFQVYGSPFLKNQTFSYTPKPNDGAKHPKHEGKLCYGVDLTNEKQLNQINLAYLIKAYQATANKTEFFNAFFTKLAGSKKLQKQIEGNLSVTEIKQSWKTGLDAYKKMRKKYVLYN
- a CDS encoding ABC transporter permease; the protein is MNYEYFLAKRIIGNKAYKSSVSAPIIKIGIAAITIGIVVMMIAIATGIGLQQKIRDKVVAFNGHITISNFDSNNSQESVVPISTHQEFYPEFKSVEGINHIQGVATKFGVIRTATDFEGIVLKGVGKDFTWDYFKEFLIEGRLPDFTKDRTEDVLISKFIANKMGFKLGDKFNTYFIKDDTNKPPSIITYNIVGIYNSGFQEFDASYIIGDIRHIQRLNKWDDTQIGNFELFVDDFDEVHDIGMEVYKNTPPTLNTQTILDKFYSIFEWIKIFDNNIYAIIGIMILVAGINMITALLVLILERTQMIGVLKALGSNNWSIRKLFLFNAAYLIVLGLFWGNVIGLGLLFAQKYLKLFPLDPSVYYVTEAPVYINLDYIIALNVGTFVLCLVMLLVPSYIITKISPVKAMRFE
- a CDS encoding GLPGLI family protein, which translates into the protein MKQLLRLSIIFMSTLVFAQNKTGLVNYGHKQSMGMGAPIGLDYNAALQFNTDYALYSFQKDALEGGHIQKSEIIRDGENKVFVKSKFSTPEGFQYYTDRNTNTMQSRDLGLVYVKETLPKITWEISSETKTIGDFNCVKATTSFRGRDYTAWFTTAIPLPYGPWKLQGLPGLILEAYDTHKEVYFYFKSIQYPLATATAIVAPNPKQDGKAWITFADYKNGLIEAHKRATENGRLFMENFDAEENTARKSMANTYVEVFDE
- a CDS encoding carboxypeptidase-like regulatory domain-containing protein, encoding MVKILFLIMLNGVAFCQVQNLTVSGVVRSELQEPLQYVSVVLYQNHQIIAYSTTDKYGAYQLEFNIKRNEPHTFYIEVNSLGYHVQKQQILFHSKTDIKQDFVLSEKIEQLNEVVLEPWEKIAVQQETIRFKAAAFKDGSEQVVEDLLKNIPGLEVSEAAYSKVRCYFLPKAIIKSSN